One window of Verrucomicrobiota bacterium genomic DNA carries:
- a CDS encoding transcriptional repressor yields the protein MLANTKSTAKQRFMEFLSRKCLRVTAQRQAIIETVFSTDQHFTAEQLLEWARERDRSVSRATVYRTLPLLTESGLVREMDFGKDRKFYDPNYAEHPNHNHIICQDCEKIVEFESEKIAKLEDEISHKLGFALKSQRLQITATCEELKKLGACRHKAR from the coding sequence ATGCTGGCGAACACGAAATCGACCGCGAAGCAGCGGTTCATGGAATTCCTCTCCCGAAAGTGCCTGCGGGTGACGGCCCAGCGCCAGGCGATCATCGAAACGGTCTTCAGCACGGACCAACATTTCACCGCCGAACAGCTTCTGGAATGGGCGAGAGAGCGGGATCGCTCCGTATCGCGCGCGACGGTTTATCGCACCCTTCCGCTGCTGACCGAGAGCGGATTGGTCCGGGAAATGGATTTCGGCAAAGACCGCAAGTTTTACGACCCGAACTACGCCGAGCACCCGAACCACAATCACATCATCTGCCAGGATTGCGAGAAGATCGTCGAATTCGAGAGCGAGAAGATCGCCAAACTTGAGGACGAGATCAGCCACAAGCTCGGTTTCGCCCTCAAATCCCAGCGCCTCCAGATCACCGCGACTTGCGAGGAACTCAAGAAACTGGGCGCCTGCCGGCACAAAGCCCGGTAG